A section of the Rhodobacteraceae bacterium M382 genome encodes:
- a CDS encoding DMT family transporter, whose protein sequence is MTTRSTQTRPSVSYALAGGGVLVASICFGLVPYFSRGLTEQGVAPYAVAFYRYIVAAVLLFPVLIVHRRAWREVFWGLSAGAVMGLGWIGYVTAIKTLPASTVGVLYMTYPVFTLIIAWVLFSDAPTRRALLASGLIVVAALIAGSPASVPIQQIPTLLMSLAAPLGFGFGICVLVYRLSRIAPLARIASVSLGSVIGLLPLMATADASVLLPSGQADWILIAGIGLVTALVPQLIYTICSPLIGASQTAVIGSIELPTMFAVGFFAFGEAITTPQIVACVLVLGAIAITRSRTTRTVTTVIAKEPKA, encoded by the coding sequence ATGACGACACGTTCGACACAGACACGCCCCTCTGTTTCCTATGCTCTTGCGGGGGGCGGTGTGCTTGTCGCGTCAATCTGTTTCGGACTGGTTCCCTATTTCAGCCGGGGGCTGACCGAACAGGGGGTCGCACCCTATGCCGTCGCATTCTATCGCTATATTGTTGCGGCGGTTCTGCTCTTTCCTGTTCTGATTGTGCACCGCAGGGCGTGGCGCGAGGTGTTTTGGGGGCTTTCGGCCGGGGCGGTAATGGGTCTGGGATGGATCGGATATGTTACGGCGATAAAGACATTGCCGGCATCGACAGTGGGCGTGCTGTATATGACCTATCCGGTTTTCACATTGATCATTGCCTGGGTCTTGTTCAGCGATGCCCCGACGCGGCGCGCTCTGCTGGCTTCGGGTCTTATTGTGGTCGCGGCACTCATAGCTGGGTCGCCGGCATCGGTTCCGATACAGCAAATCCCCACGCTTTTGATGTCACTGGCGGCCCCTTTGGGCTTTGGCTTTGGCATATGTGTTCTGGTCTACAGGCTGTCCCGTATCGCGCCGCTGGCACGCATTGCGTCGGTTTCTCTGGGGTCGGTTATTGGGCTCTTGCCGCTGATGGCAACTGCCGATGCGTCTGTGCTGCTCCCGAGCGGACAGGCCGACTGGATTTTGATCGCCGGAATTGGTCTGGTCACGGCGCTTGTTCCACAGCTCATCTACACAATCTGTTCGCCATTGATTGGTGCGTCGCAGACTGCGGTCATCGGGAGCATTGAGCTCCCGACCATGTTTGCGGTTGGTTTTTTTGCATTTGGCGAAGCGATCACGACGCCCCAGATTGTCGCCTGTGTTTTGGTGTTGGGCGCGATAGCAATCACCCGAAGCCGGACGACGCGGACTGTAACGACAGTGATCGCAAAAGAACCCAAAGCCTAG
- a CDS encoding helix-turn-helix domain-containing protein — translation MEVLDIGVLSEQSGVPPSTLRYYEEIGLIQSVGRRGLRRQFERLTVTQLALISLGKMAGFSLEDIKGMFAKDGTPQLPRAELHLRADMLDVQIRGLSRLRDAMRHVADCPAETHLDCPKFQHLMKFAARSANTQKR, via the coding sequence ATGGAAGTTCTAGATATTGGTGTTTTGTCGGAACAAAGCGGCGTCCCCCCCTCCACGCTGCGGTATTACGAGGAAATCGGCCTGATTCAATCCGTGGGACGGCGGGGGCTGCGTCGGCAGTTCGAAAGATTGACGGTCACGCAACTCGCCCTGATTTCATTGGGGAAAATGGCCGGATTTTCGCTCGAAGACATCAAGGGCATGTTCGCCAAGGACGGCACCCCGCAATTGCCGCGTGCCGAACTGCACCTTCGCGCAGATATGCTGGATGTGCAGATTCGCGGACTGTCCAGACTGCGCGACGCGATGCGACACGTCGCGGATTGTCCGGCAGAAACTCATCTGGACTGCCCAAAATTCCAACACCTCATGAAATTTGCGGCGCGCTCTGCCAATACACAAAAGCGATGA